The ANME-2 cluster archaeon genome includes the window TCATCCGCTGCAGTCTACGGGAACAATCCAATCCTTCCTAAACGCGAGGATATGCTTCCAGAGCCTGCTTCACCGTATGCCATATCAAAGCTTGATTGTGAGTACCTGGCGCACATGTTCTACATTAACCACGGCCTTCGCACCACATGCTTGCGCTATTTCAATGTTTATGGTCCGCGCCAGGATCCAAACTCGGCGTATGCGGCAGCCATCCCGATATTCCTTTCCCGCGCCCGGGCATGTGAAGACCTTTTGATATACGGTGATGGCGGGCAAACGCGGGACTTTGTGCATGTGCTGGATGTTGTGCGCGCAAATGTGGCTGCCATGGAACATGGGGATGGCGGGGTGTTCAATGTAGCTACTGGTACTAGTGTTACAATCCGGGAGCTTGCTGAGATGATCGTGGATATCACCGGGACCAGGGTTGATATTGTGCATGAGGATAAGAGGGTAGGAGATGTGCGGGATTCGAGGGCTGATGTGGGGAAGATCGCTGGATGGTGGAGAAGTGAGATCGAACTTTTAGAGGGGTTGAAATAAATATTGGTGATGAGGTTACAGTGTTTTACCTCTGTGAATCCACACACCAATATTTTTTTGGATATATATCAAAACTGGCATCATGATCACTGAAAAAACAAGACCTGCAGTGTCTGCCACAAGGTCAGCCTTAGATGCTGACCTACCCGGCACATAGGACTGATGCATCTCATCAGTTATTGCATATAATACACCTATTAATAAAACTAATATTACAGTATATTTTCGTAAAAAAGGATTTCCTGAAAAATGCATTGTCAGGTAAATCACAATACCAAATCCTGTGTATAAAATAAAATGCATTGATTTGTCATAGTTTGAATAAGCAAAAACCGAAATTTTCGTGATGACACCTAATCCGAATCTTTCAAAAAATGAGAAAATTTTCAATATATACTGTTTCTCAATAAAACCCATATGTGTGGATATATCATTGAGTGATGAGAGATAGAATATAAATACAGCATATATAATACTTAATACCAGGAAAAACTTAAAAATATTTATAAGCCGCAAATCTCTTGCCATTGATATAAATACACTATTGGTAGGTTAAAACATTTTGCAATGTTTTAAGGATATTTTTTGTCAAACATTTCAGATCATATTACATAATACCCGGCAGTCAGGATTAAGGTCAGAAGTCCCAGGGATATGCAAAAAATGGAAAAATCCACTCTGTCTGCAAATTTTAATAAAAAATCCATCATGATATATCCGACTAACAGTGATGATACCAACATCGCCAGCCCATGAACAGGATCAAATTTGAGGATCGTACCAACATCCAGGGCAACTGCACCCAGCACAACTGGAACACTTATCAGGAATGAGATTACCAGTGCTGTCTTTTGTTCAACATTTCGAAGAAGTAATGTGGTCATGGTCACACCTGAGCGGGAAATGCCTGGTAGAATGGCAAACCCCTGTACCAGTCCAAGTACTATCATATCAGGAAGGGTAACTTAATCAATTGTTTTATGTCCTGATTGTTTATTCAGGCCCAGGATGATTCCGGTGAGGATTAGCATTACACCTATCAGGACTGTGGCGGCAGTACCACCTGAAAAGGTGCTTTTTAGTATAAAATATAGCGGCAGACCGGTAAGTCCTGTACATGCGGTACTGACCACTATGATCCTGGTTAGTTCACGGTCGGCGCCGGATAATATTGATCTGAACTCCTCCTTGAATTTTATTATTACTGCAAGGGATGTCCCCACATGCAGGAATATGGCTACTGATATTGCTTCATCTACATTCATTTTAAAAGCGTTGAGCAGGATTAGCATGGACTGCCCTTCGCTGCTTATGGGCAGCCATTCAAAGATGCCCTGGATGATTCCTAATATTATTGCCTGAATGATATCCATATGTCACCTGCTGTTTTCATTTTATTCTGATTACTTAATTATTTTCCATATTATATGAGATGTATTGATAGGAGCTGCTGGTATTTTGTTTTGATTTGTGGAATTTACAGGTAAAGTTATGATTAAAACTATAATAGCAAATATTTATTGTATGAATGCGGGAAGCTGTTTATAATTTTATAAAAGCACGGTTTTTAAATAATATAGAAAAGTGATAATGATGAGTATAACAATTATAATAAATTTTAAAGTTAATGGAAAAATTTAAGTACTTGACATTTAATGTATTATATAATTAGAGGTGATATAAAAATGCAATTTAAAATTGTTGAATGTGATTATTGCCACAAAGAAATGATTATTCGTGAGGAATATGTTAGGCAACCGATGTTCTGTACGATAGGTTGCATGGATAAAAGTGAAAAGAATCAAAGTATCATTATACTATAGGAGGTTATGAGGTATGTTAAATTTACGAAATAATATAATAATGAAAGGGGCAATATTAACAATATTTTTATTGATTACTGGTGTTTTTGTTGCAGCTGCTACAGTAGATGATCAATTAGAAGCAAGTTGGACAGGCAATGGAATTGAAGCCAAAGCATGGAATTTAATGGATGAAAAATATTATCAAATCAGATATTATCAACCAGGTACTTTACCTGTTGTTTCAGAATCTGATTTGTGGAGTGATGAAACTGATGCAAACAATGATGGCCTAATGGGACCTTATAATGAAAGTAGTAATCTAGATGGATTTCATACAAATCCTAAATTTTTAAGTGGAGTTGGTGAACCTACCAAATCTGATCCACATATAGAAAATTTAACAAATCCTGGTGTAAATGGATGGCATTTTGGTGAAGAATGGACAATTGTATTAATGAAAGGTGGTAGCTCTAATAGTGATCCATTTACATTCGCGAATTCATTGCGAGTTAATTGTCATGCAGTTCCCATCCCAGAATTCTCCACAATTGCCCTGCCAATAGCTGCAATTATAGGGATAATGTTCATGTTGCAAAGTAGAAGAAGAAAAGAGGATTGAATAATTCTCTTACTTCATTTTTTTTGGCTGTCACTTTGTCACTTTCAATTCGTTGCAGTTTAGTTTGTTGATTTTTTACAATCGACACAAAACACTCATATCATCTAACGCTCCAATTTTGAAAAAATGGACAGTTATATCAGCATAAGTTGATTTCTGTAAACACACAACACCCCAGCCTCATTTAACTCAATTCTCTTAAACCCGATTTACCACAAAAGTTAAACCCCTGAAAATCCAATATATAACATAAAAAATTTTAAAAAAAC containing:
- a CDS encoding NAD-dependent epimerase/dehydratase family protein → MNILVTGGAGFIGSHIAGYFASAGHNVTILDNLSTGYSRNIPKSNNTTFIEGDICAQATVTKAAKGADYVFHHAALVSVPLSCQKPADAFNINTLGTLNVLQASLDAGAMKVIIASSAAVYGNNPILPKREDMLPEPASPYAISKLDCEYLAHMFYINHGLRTTCLRYFNVYGPRQDPNSAYAAAIPIFLSRARACEDLLIYGDGGQTRDFVHVLDVVRANVAAMEHGDGGVFNVATGTSVTIRELAEMIVDITGTRVDIVHEDKRVGDVRDSRADVGKIAGWWRSEIELLEGLK
- the vanZ gene encoding VanZ family protein, giving the protein MARDLRLINIFKFFLVLSIIYAVFIFYLSSLNDISTHMGFIEKQYILKIFSFFERFGLGVITKISVFAYSNYDKSMHFILYTGFGIVIYLTMHFSGNPFLRKYTVILVLLIGVLYAITDEMHQSYVPGRSASKADLVADTAGLVFSVIMMPVLIYIQKNIGVWIHRGKTL
- a CDS encoding undecaprenyl-diphosphate phosphatase; translation: MIVLGLVQGFAILPGISRSGVTMTTLLLRNVEQKTALVISFLISVPVVLGAVALDVGTILKFDPVHGLAMLVSSLLVGYIMMDFLLKFADRVDFSIFCISLGLLTLILTAGYYVI
- a CDS encoding undecaprenyl-diphosphate phosphatase → MDIIQAIILGIIQGIFEWLPISSEGQSMLILLNAFKMNVDEAISVAIFLHVGTSLAVIIKFKEEFRSILSGADRELTRIIVVSTACTGLTGLPLYFILKSTFSGGTAATVLIGVMLILTGIILGLNKQSGHKTID
- a CDS encoding PEF-CTERM sorting domain-containing protein, with the protein product MDEKYYQIRYYQPGTLPVVSESDLWSDETDANNDGLMGPYNESSNLDGFHTNPKFLSGVGEPTKSDPHIENLTNPGVNGWHFGEEWTIVLMKGGSSNSDPFTFANSLRVNCHAVPIPEFSTIALPIAAIIGIMFMLQSRRRKED